In Isoptericola variabilis 225, the genomic window CAGAGCGGGCGGCCTCCGGTGACGCCGAGACGATCGCCGGTGACGTAGCTCGACTCCTGCGAGGCGAAGAACACGTACACCGGCGCGAGCTCGGCGGGCTGGCCCGCACGCCCGAGCGGCGTGTCTGCTCCGAACTGCTCGACCTTCTCCTCGGGCATGGTGGCCGGGATGAGCGGCGTCCAGATCGGTCCCGGCGCCACGGCGTTCACGCGGATCCCCTCCTCGGCGAGCTGCTGCGCGAGACCCTTCGTGAAGTTGAGGATCGCGGCCTTCGTCGTGGCGTAGTCGAGGAGCTGCGGGCTCGGCTCGAACGCCTGGACCGACGTGGTGTTGATGATCGAGCCGCCCTTGCCGAGGTGGTCCAGCGCCGCCTTGGTGATCCAGAACATCGCGTAGACGTTGGTCTTGAGGACGCGGTCGAGCTGCTCGGTGGTGATGCCGCGCAGGCCCTCGTCCTGGGACATCTGGTAGGCGGCGTTGTTGACGAGAATGTCGAGCCCGCCGAGGCCGGCGACCGCGTCCTCCACGAGCTGCTGGCAGAACGCCTCGTCGCGGATGTCGCCGGGCAGCAGGACGGCCTTGCGTCCCGCCTCCTCGATCCAGCGCCGGGTCGTCTGCGCGTCCTCCTCCTCCTCGGGGAGGTAGGAGATCGCGACGTCGGCTCCCTCGCGCGCGAAGGCGATCGCCACCGCCCGGCCGATGCCCGAGTCGCCGCCCGTGATGAGCGCACGCTTGCCCTCGAGGCGGCCGGAACCGACGTAGGTCTCCTCGCCGTGGTCCGGCTCCTGGGACATCTCCCCGGTGAGGCCGGGGGGCTCGAGGTCGTCCGCGGGCTGCTTCGGCTGCGGGTGCTGCGTCGTCGGGTCCTGCGGCGTCGTCTGGTCGGACATGGGGCACTCCCGTCTGGACGTGGTTGCGGCACGTCCAGCCTCGCGGCACCACCGACCACTCGCACAGGCACGCCACAGGTCCACCGCGTATCGTCGGCGTCCCGGACGCCCGGACATGCGAGGAGGAGGACCCGTGACCCCCGTCGACCTCCTCCTCGTCGTCGCCCTGGTCGCCGCCCTCGTCGCAGGGCTGGGCCGCGGCCTGCTGGCGACGGTCGGCGGCCTGGCCGGGCTCGTGGCCGGAGGCCTCGCCGCGTTCTGGGTCGTCCCCGTCGTCAACGACGCGCTGCCGACGTCTCAGTGGCGGGCGCCTGCGACGCTCGCCATCGCCGTGATGCTGCCGCTGCTCGGCGCCTCGGCCGGCGCGGGCGTCGGGCACGGTCTGCGGCGCCAGGTGGACCGCACGCCGTTGCGCCCTCTCGAGCGGCTGCTCGGGGGCGTGGCCAATCTTCTCGTCGCCGCGGTGGCGATCTCCTTCGTCGGCACGGCGGTCAAGGCGACCGGCGCCCCGGGCCTCGCCCAGGCCGTCTCGTCGTCGGTCGTGCTCCGTACCATCGACGACCTGACCCCGACACCCGTGAGCCGCACGCTCGCCCAGATGCGCTCGGCGGTGCTCGACGACGGACTCCCACGGCTCGACGGACTGCTCGGCCCGCGTGTGGCACCGGCCGCGCCCGACGTCGACCTCGCCGACCCCGCGCTCGAGGCGTCCGCCCGCTCGGTCGCGCGGATCTGGGGCACCGCGTACGCGTGCGGGACCAGCTCGACGGGGTCCGGGTTCGTCGTCGCGCCCGACCGGGTGGTCACCAACGCGCACGTCGTGGCGGGCGTCGAGCGCCCGCTCGTGGAGCTGCCCGGACGGGCCGCACGCGAAGGGCGCGTCGTCTACTTCGACCCGGTTGCCGACCTCGCCGTCGTGGCCGTCGACGCGCTCGACGCCGACCCGCTGCCCGTGGCCCCGACCCTGGCGGCCGGCGACACCGCCGCCGTCCAGGGCTACCCCTATGGAGGGCCGTTCATCTCGACGGGCGCGCAGGTGCTCGACGTCGGGACCGTCCGCGTCCCCGAGTCCGGAGGCATCGGCGGTGGCGACCGCGAGGTGTACTCGCTGGCCGCCGAGGTGCACCCCGGCAACTCGGGCGGGCCCGTGCTGACGACCGACGGCGAGGTCGTCGGCGTGATCTTCGGGCGCGCGGACAGCGAGGAGGACCTCGCGTACGCGGTGACCACGGCCGAGCTGCTGCCCGTCGTCGCCCAGGCCACGGAGCTCGACACCGCCGTGGAACCGGGGCGCTGCGCCGCCTGACGCGCGTTCGGTGTCTTGACACCACAGACGGTGCCGTCGCCGATTTCCACGCCAGCACGGGCTACGGCGCCGTCATCGTCCGCCGTCCCTGAACATCACCGAGGGGACACCGCCATGACCGGCGACCTTGACGTCGACGTGCGCGGCCTGCGCGCTCGGCCCCACCGCCTCGTGGGGCACGCCGTCGTCGCCGAGCCCCAGCCACCAGCGCCGCCATGGACGCCGCCTCCAGGACCATGGCGCGGTTCACGACGATGGCGATCGGTGTGACGGCGGCGGCCGGACGACGCACGTCCGGCCGCCGCCGCTCCTAGGTGGCCACGAGGGGGTCCGCCCCGGTCCGGTACCGGACCGTCTCGTGCCGCCACGGAGGGTTGGCTCCCGCCCTGGCGACGGTGGCCGTGGCGATCGCGACCGCGTGCTCGACGATCTCGGTGAGCACGGAACCGTCCGTGGCGCGCAGCTGCTCGCGACGTTCGGCTCCGTCCAGGTCTGCGACCAGCAGACCGTGAATGAGGCCGCCCATGAAGGCGTCACCGGCCCCGATCGTGTCCACGACCTCGACCCGGCGCCCCGGAACCTTGAGGTGCACATCGCCTGCCCGCAGCACCGCTCCGTCGGCACCACGGGTTCCCACGACGACGGCCGGTCCACCGCCGGCCCACGACCGCAGCACCTCCTCGAACGGCTCCCCCGGGTAGAGCCAGGCGAGGTCCTCGTCGGACACCTTGACGACGTCGGCCAGCTGCACGAGGCGCTCGACCCGCCGGCGCACGGCCAGGCGGTCCGGGCAGATCGTGGGACGCAGGTTCGGGTCGTACGTGACGGTCGCGGTCGCCCGCGCCTCCTCGACCAGCCGCAGCACATCACCCGCCCCCGGTTCGAGCAGCGTCGCGACGCTGCCGACGTGGACGACGCCCGCGTTCCCGGCCCGCGGCAGGACCGGTGCCCACGTGAGGGCGAACTCGTAGCGGGCCGAGCCGTCCGGCCGCAGCCGGGAGGCCGCAACCGACGTCGGGCCGCTGCCGACGCTGCCCTCGGTGAGCCGGACGCCGGACTCGGAGAGCCAGGCGCGTAGTCGTCGACCACGGTCGTCCTCGCCGAGACACGTCGCGAACTGCGGCCGGTGCCCGAGCCGCCCGAGCGTCACCGCGACGTTGGCGGGGCTCCCGCCCGGGTGCTCACGGTGGTTGCCGTCGTCGCTCGTCACGACGTCCGTCAGCGCCTCGCCGACGACGAGCACCCGGGCGTCCTGGTGGGTATGCACGAGGGTTCCTCCTTCAGCGGGCGCAGGGCACGGCCCCGGGCCGACCGGGTGCTCCCGCGCAGGCGGGTGCCGCGGGCCCGGAGCCCTCGACGTGGACGGATGGGGTGAGTGGCGTGGCGGTGAGCGACACGATCCGGGCCGTGCCGCCCTCCGCGAACGCCGCGAGGCCGAGCGAGGCGGGGTCCGGGAAGACCTGGCTCGTGATCGTGCGCAGCCCGTCGGCGGTCAGCACCTCGACGGACGACCGGTCGACGTAGACGCGCAGCCGCACCCGCCCGTCGGTGACGCTCGAGTCCGGGAGCGGGGCCGACGAGGCGCCCGAGAACACCGGGTGGAACGAGACGTCGCCCGAGCGTGTCCGGTCGACGACCAGACGCTGCTGCCTGGCGTCGTACGCGACCACGGTCCCCTCCTCCGCTGCCGCCGCGTCCCCGACCGCGAAGCCGTCCGTGGAGCGCACGACGACACCGGCACGGTCGGCGTCGCCCACGTCGAGCGTCACGTCGAGCCGGTACACGTCACCGGCGTCGGAGAGCGGGACCGTCGCGTCGGACACCGGCAGGTTCCGCACCCGCGTCGCGGCGGCGGGCACCGCCAGGCGGTCGACGCCCTTCACGACGCGCTGGGTGAGGACGACCTGCCCGTCCTGCTCGGTGAGGGTCACCTCGCGAGGCAGCGTCATGGCCGAGCGCCACGGATGAGTCGGGATCTCCTGGGCGTACGTCCAGTCGTTCATCCAGCCGATCATGTAGCGGCGCCCGTCGGGCACGTTGTCGAACGACACCGTGGCGTAGTAGTCGCGCCCCCAGTCCAGCCAGTCATACCGCTCGATACCGGGGTTCACGGGCGCGTCCGTGGCGACGACGTGGTCGAGCAGGATGTGGCCCCAGCCGCCGCGGTTGTTGTCGACGACCCGCAGCGTCGCCTGCTTGCCACGCAGCTCGGCCACGTCCCAGCTGACCCAGTCGAGCTGCTCGGAGTTGCGGCCCGTCGCGGTGCGCACGACCTCGCCGTCGACGACCAGGTTCACGGTGGTCTCGGAGCTGCGCGGGCGTGCCGGTTCGTCCCCGACGACGACGTGGTCGACCGTGAGGTGGCCCCATCCGCCGGTCGCGAGGTCGACCACCCGCAGCTGTGCGTCGCGGCCGCGCAGGTCGCTCACGTCCCATGACCGCCAGCGCAGGTCGCCCGCCTCGGGACCGGTCAGGTGGCGCACCACCTCGCCGTCGACGAGGAGCTGCACCTGCAGCGTCTGCGGGTCGGAGTCGGCGCGCCGCCCGCCGCCGACGAGCATGCTCACGTGGTCGCCGTCGAGGACGAACGAGGGCGAGGTGAGCGTGCCGACGTTGTCGTCGCCGTGCGGGCCGCCCTCCCAGGTGTTGAGGCGGCCGTCGCCGATGTAGTACTCGCCGCCCGCGGTCGACGGGCTCGCCGTGGCCGCGAGGTCACCGGTGCCGGTCCAACCGGCGTCGGCCAGCGTGAGGCCGGCCGCGCGCTGCTCGAAACCGTCCCACAGGAGCGTGCCCGGCGGCGGCTCGTTGCCGAGCTGAGCGCCGTCGACACGCGGGTGGTTGCCACCGCCCACGAGCATCGCCAACCAGTCACGCTCGATCGTGAACGGTGCGGACTCCGCGGTGCCCGTCGGCCAGTCGTGGCCGACGAAGGAGTTGACGAGACGGTCACCGAGGAAACCGGTGACCTGCTGCTGGCCCGGGACGGTGCCCGGGAACGGCTCGGCGCCGAACGGGCCCTGCTCCGCGTGCCCGGGCTCGTTGACGACGGTCCAGTCGCCCCAGCCGGCCTCGAAGTCCGCGAGGACCTCGCCGTCGGGCACCTCGACGCCCTCCACGGTCCGCTCGGGCGTGAACGTGGTGCCGTCGAAGTCACCGACGAAGTACTGGCCGCCCGAGCCGCCGGCGACGGAGCCGGGGTTGAGGTTCACGACCATGACCCACCGCGTGTTCTGGGGGTCGCCGTCGACGGGCAGCTCGAACAGGTCCGGGCACTCCCAGATCCCGCCGGTCGCGTTGGCGGGACCGAACGTCGACAGGTACGACCAGTTCTTGAGGTCGTCGGAGCGGTAGAGCACGACCTGGTGGTCCACCGCCTCGACGGCGACCATGACCCAGTACGCGCGACCCTCGCCGTCGTCGTACCGGAACACCTTGGGGTCGCGGAAGTTCCGGCTGCCACGGTCGAGCACGGGGTTGCCCTCGTACTTCGTCCAGGTGTAACCGCCGTCGGTCGAGTACGCGAGCGACTGCGCCTGGATCCCCGCGAGCGTCGGGTGGGCGTCGGTGTACGCACTCGTGTAGAGCGCGACGAGCGGCGGGTCCTCGACGGTGCCGAAGCCGCTCGTGTTGCCGTGGTCGACCACGACGGAGCCGGAGAAGATGTCCTCGACCGAGGTGCCGTTCTCGTCGAACGTCTGCGGGATCGCGACCGGCTGCTCGGTCCAGTGGACGAGGTCCGGGCTCGTCGCGTGACCCCACGACATGTTCCCCCACCGGTTCCCTTGCGGGTTGTGCTGGAAGTACAGGTGGTACGTGCCGTCGTGGTAGACGAGCCCGTTGGGGTCGTTCATCCAGTTCTCGCTGGGCGTCCAGTGGATCGCTGGCCGGTAGGGCTCATCACCGGGACCTGGGTCCGTCGTCGCGTGCGCGAACGGTGCGGCGACCAGGGCGAGCGCGGCGGCGAGCGCCGGCACCACCCGGGCGCGGGCAGGGGACGTCATGGGTCGAACTCCTTCGTCCGATCGGGGGTTTCGTCCTGCGGGAGGAATGGCAGCTCACGCCTCGGCGGCGCCGGTCATGATGGCGACGGCCTCGGTCATGGAGTGCGACCGGGGCGTGATGGTCGCCGCGCGGCGGCCGAGCCGCTGCACGTGGATGCGGTCGGCGATCTCGAACACGTGGGGCATGTTGTGGCTGATGATGATCACCGGCACGCCGTTGTCGCGCAGCGTCCGGACCAGCTCGAGGACCTGGCCTGACTCGCGCACTCCGAGCGCCGCCGTCGGCTCGTCGAGCACGACGACCTTCGAGCCGAACGCCGCCGCGCGCGCGACCGCGACGGCCTGGCGCTGGCCGCCGGAGAGGTTCTCGACGGGCACGGTGACGTCCTGGAGCGTGGAGATCCCGAGGTCGCGCAGCTCGCGGCGGGCCCGCTCACGCATGCCTGCACGGTCGGTCATCCGCAGCACCGAGCCGAGGAACCCCTTGCGCCGGACCTCGCGCCCGAGGAACAGGTTGGACGCGATGTCGAGCGACGGCGCGACGGCAAGCGTCTGGTACACGGTCTCGATGCCGGCAGCGCGCGCATCCTGGGGACGCTTGAAGTGGACGCGCTCGCCGTCGAGCAGGATCTCGCCCTCGTCAGGGATCTCGGCCCCGGTCAGGCACTTGATCAGCGTGGACTTGCCGGCGCCGTTGTCCCCGATGATCGCCAGGACCTCGCCGCGGTAGAGCTCGAGGTCCACGCCGTCGAGCCCGACGACGCGCCCGAAGGTCTTGACGAGGCCGCGCGCCTGGAGCACCGGCGTCGCGCTCGCGGTGACGTCGTCGTCCGTCGTGGTGGTGGTGTCGATGGTGGTCACTTGCGCACCTTCCGGATCCACTGGTCGAGCGAGACCGCGACGATCACGAGGACGCCGACGGCGAGGGTCTGGTAGAGCACGTCGAGGCCGGCCAGGGAGAGGCCGTTGCGGAACACCCCGACGATGAGCGCGCCCAGCAGCGTGCCCCAGACGGTGCCGCGGCCGCCGAAGAGGCTCGTGCCGCCGATGACGACGGCGGTGATCGAGTCGAGGTTCATGTCGATGCCGACGTTGGGGCTGGCCGCGTTGGCGCGTCCGATCTGGAGCCAGGCGGCGAGTGCGAGGATCGCGCCTGCCGACAGGTAGACGCTGAGCAGCACCCGGTTGACGCTGATCCCGGAGAGCCGGGCCGCGTCCTTGTCGTCGCCGACGGCGTAGACGTGCTTGCCCCATGCGGTGCGCGACAGCGCTATCGCGACGACCAGGTAGGCGGCGAGCATGAGGAGCACGCCGATCGAGACCCGGACCCCGAAGACGGGGAACGTGGTGCCGGTCCACGTCATGAGCGCAGGCATGTCGGTGCCGCGGACCGTCGCGCCGCGCGAGTAGAGCAACGTGATCGCCAGGAAGACGTTGAGCGTGCCGAGCGTGGCGATGAACGGCGGCAGCTTCAGCCGGGTGACGAGGACGCCGTTGACACCACCCGCCGCGAGGCCGACGAGCAGACCGAGCAGGAGCGCCACGGGCGGCGGCAGCCCGATGGTCGTGGCCGCCTGTGCCATCACCACCGAAGCCAGGACCATGATCGACCCGACCGACAGGTCGATCCCCGCCGTCAGGATCACGAGCGTCTGCGCGACGGCCAGTGTCCCGACGACCGCGACCTGCTGCGTGATGAGCGAAAGGTTGCCCGGCGCCCAGAACCGGTCGTTGAGGAGACCGAAGACGACGACCGACAGGACCAGCACGATCGCCGGGCTGAGGGCCGGGTAGCGGTGGAGGACGCCGCGGGCCCGCTCGAGCGGGGTGCGACGGTCGAGGAACTCGGCGGCCGCGTCGTGCGGGCGCGCCGGAAGGGTGGACGTGCTCATGAAGGACTCCTTGCCTCAGGAGGTGCGACGGCGTGCCGCGCCGCCTCGTCGCGACGGCGCGGCAGAACACGTCAGCCCCAGCAGATCTCCGACGCCTCGGTGGAGTCGATCGACTCGAGGCCGTCGACGGGCGTGTCGGTCACCAGCTCGACGCCGGTGTTGAAGAAGTCGAGACCCTCGGTGGTCTCCGGCGCCTCGCCCGTCCGGGCGAGCTCCGCGATGGCCTCGACGCCGAGCTCGGCCATCTTGACCGGGTACTGCTGGCTCGTGGCGTCGATGATGCCCTGCTGGACGTTGTCGACGCCCGCGCAGCCTCCGTCGATCGAGACCAGCAGGACGTCGTCGGCCGTCCCGGCCGCCTCGAGCGCCTGGTGGGCGCCGTACGCGGCCGGCTCGTTGATCGTGTAGACGACGTTGATGTCGGGGTTCTTCGTGAGGAGGTTCTCCATCGCGGTCCGGCCGCCGTCCTCGGCGCCCTGGCTCGCCTCGTTGCCGACGATCTCGTACTCGCCGCCGCTGTACGAGCCGGTCTTTGCCTCGTCGCCGTTGACGTTCGGGTCCGCGACGTCGATCCCCAT contains:
- a CDS encoding MarP family serine protease, which codes for MTPVDLLLVVALVAALVAGLGRGLLATVGGLAGLVAGGLAAFWVVPVVNDALPTSQWRAPATLAIAVMLPLLGASAGAGVGHGLRRQVDRTPLRPLERLLGGVANLLVAAVAISFVGTAVKATGAPGLAQAVSSSVVLRTIDDLTPTPVSRTLAQMRSAVLDDGLPRLDGLLGPRVAPAAPDVDLADPALEASARSVARIWGTAYACGTSSTGSGFVVAPDRVVTNAHVVAGVERPLVELPGRAAREGRVVYFDPVADLAVVAVDALDADPLPVAPTLAAGDTAAVQGYPYGGPFISTGAQVLDVGTVRVPESGGIGGGDREVYSLAAEVHPGNSGGPVLTTDGEVVGVIFGRADSEEDLAYAVTTAELLPVVAQATELDTAVEPGRCAA
- a CDS encoding carbohydrate kinase — translated: MHTHQDARVLVVGEALTDVVTSDDGNHREHPGGSPANVAVTLGRLGHRPQFATCLGEDDRGRRLRAWLSESGVRLTEGSVGSGPTSVAASRLRPDGSARYEFALTWAPVLPRAGNAGVVHVGSVATLLEPGAGDVLRLVEEARATATVTYDPNLRPTICPDRLAVRRRVERLVQLADVVKVSDEDLAWLYPGEPFEEVLRSWAGGGPAVVVGTRGADGAVLRAGDVHLKVPGRRVEVVDTIGAGDAFMGGLIHGLLVADLDGAERREQLRATDGSVLTEIVEHAVAIATATVARAGANPPWRHETVRYRTGADPLVAT
- a CDS encoding SDR family oxidoreductase, producing MSDQTTPQDPTTQHPQPKQPADDLEPPGLTGEMSQEPDHGEETYVGSGRLEGKRALITGGDSGIGRAVAIAFAREGADVAISYLPEEEEDAQTTRRWIEEAGRKAVLLPGDIRDEAFCQQLVEDAVAGLGGLDILVNNAAYQMSQDEGLRGITTEQLDRVLKTNVYAMFWITKAALDHLGKGGSIINTTSVQAFEPSPQLLDYATTKAAILNFTKGLAQQLAEEGIRVNAVAPGPIWTPLIPATMPEEKVEQFGADTPLGRAGQPAELAPVYVFFASQESSYVTGDRLGVTGGRPL
- a CDS encoding ATP-binding cassette domain-containing protein codes for the protein MTTIDTTTTTDDDVTASATPVLQARGLVKTFGRVVGLDGVDLELYRGEVLAIIGDNGAGKSTLIKCLTGAEIPDEGEILLDGERVHFKRPQDARAAGIETVYQTLAVAPSLDIASNLFLGREVRRKGFLGSVLRMTDRAGMRERARRELRDLGISTLQDVTVPVENLSGGQRQAVAVARAAAFGSKVVVLDEPTAALGVRESGQVLELVRTLRDNGVPVIIISHNMPHVFEIADRIHVQRLGRRAATITPRSHSMTEAVAIMTGAAEA
- a CDS encoding glycoside hydrolase family 32 protein; translated protein: MTSPARARVVPALAAALALVAAPFAHATTDPGPGDEPYRPAIHWTPSENWMNDPNGLVYHDGTYHLYFQHNPQGNRWGNMSWGHATSPDLVHWTEQPVAIPQTFDENGTSVEDIFSGSVVVDHGNTSGFGTVEDPPLVALYTSAYTDAHPTLAGIQAQSLAYSTDGGYTWTKYEGNPVLDRGSRNFRDPKVFRYDDGEGRAYWVMVAVEAVDHQVVLYRSDDLKNWSYLSTFGPANATGGIWECPDLFELPVDGDPQNTRWVMVVNLNPGSVAGGSGGQYFVGDFDGTTFTPERTVEGVEVPDGEVLADFEAGWGDWTVVNEPGHAEQGPFGAEPFPGTVPGQQQVTGFLGDRLVNSFVGHDWPTGTAESAPFTIERDWLAMLVGGGNHPRVDGAQLGNEPPPGTLLWDGFEQRAAGLTLADAGWTGTGDLAATASPSTAGGEYYIGDGRLNTWEGGPHGDDNVGTLTSPSFVLDGDHVSMLVGGGRRADSDPQTLQVQLLVDGEVVRHLTGPEAGDLRWRSWDVSDLRGRDAQLRVVDLATGGWGHLTVDHVVVGDEPARPRSSETTVNLVVDGEVVRTATGRNSEQLDWVSWDVAELRGKQATLRVVDNNRGGWGHILLDHVVATDAPVNPGIERYDWLDWGRDYYATVSFDNVPDGRRYMIGWMNDWTYAQEIPTHPWRSAMTLPREVTLTEQDGQVVLTQRVVKGVDRLAVPAAATRVRNLPVSDATVPLSDAGDVYRLDVTLDVGDADRAGVVVRSTDGFAVGDAAAAEEGTVVAYDARQQRLVVDRTRSGDVSFHPVFSGASSAPLPDSSVTDGRVRLRVYVDRSSVEVLTADGLRTITSQVFPDPASLGLAAFAEGGTARIVSLTATPLTPSVHVEGSGPAAPACAGAPGRPGAVPCAR
- a CDS encoding ABC transporter permease, encoding MSTSTLPARPHDAAAEFLDRRTPLERARGVLHRYPALSPAIVLVLSVVVFGLLNDRFWAPGNLSLITQQVAVVGTLAVAQTLVILTAGIDLSVGSIMVLASVVMAQAATTIGLPPPVALLLGLLVGLAAGGVNGVLVTRLKLPPFIATLGTLNVFLAITLLYSRGATVRGTDMPALMTWTGTTFPVFGVRVSIGVLLMLAAYLVVAIALSRTAWGKHVYAVGDDKDAARLSGISVNRVLLSVYLSAGAILALAAWLQIGRANAASPNVGIDMNLDSITAVVIGGTSLFGGRGTVWGTLLGALIVGVFRNGLSLAGLDVLYQTLAVGVLVIVAVSLDQWIRKVRK